A genomic window from Helicobacter suis HS1 includes:
- a CDS encoding tetratricopeptide repeat protein, with the protein MRYCLSLVGALLMAEPSAFDLQSGATKQELNTLKTSNKNLQDILTTLKSQTDTLLQGQDGLKSLVEGQAFKLKGATDTLVVHANTLKTLKSMQDMQANLLKQQADLINNLKSQIQANQAALAAFEKKTDDTNKLLAQIHAEFATKLEALQKSIDTQANINTQKLKDLGAIQEQMLQMKTKQNTPSFDKDPSKKEAIAREALELFRQKQYAQAKVRFVWLANLPYRPAYYAYLAGEAAYMDNAYKEAIELFKKSALIQDKTSYMPILLWHTAFAFRALKDWTNYHKFLRSLVELYPESPQGKKAQVILEEKTKTR; encoded by the coding sequence GTGCGTTATTGCCTTTCTTTAGTGGGTGCTCTTTTAATGGCCGAGCCCTCAGCCTTTGACTTACAAAGCGGGGCTACCAAACAGGAGTTAAACACTCTTAAAACTAGTAATAAAAACTTACAAGATATCCTCACCACTCTTAAAAGCCAGACAGATACGCTTTTACAAGGGCAGGATGGTTTAAAAAGTCTGGTAGAAGGCCAGGCGTTTAAGCTTAAAGGAGCAACCGATACGCTTGTTGTGCATGCCAACACTTTAAAGACGCTTAAGAGCATGCAAGACATGCAGGCCAATCTTTTAAAACAACAAGCAGATTTGATCAATAACCTTAAAAGTCAGATACAGGCTAATCAGGCAGCCCTAGCCGCATTTGAAAAAAAAACTGATGATACCAATAAATTATTAGCACAAATACATGCAGAGTTTGCAACCAAACTAGAAGCCTTACAAAAATCTATTGATACACAAGCTAACATTAACACCCAAAAGTTAAAAGATTTGGGCGCCATTCAAGAGCAAATGCTCCAGATGAAAACAAAACAAAATACCCCTTCCTTTGATAAAGACCCTTCAAAAAAAGAAGCCATTGCTAGAGAAGCATTAGAGTTATTTAGACAAAAACAATATGCACAGGCTAAGGTGCGCTTTGTCTGGTTAGCGAATTTGCCCTACAGACCAGCATATTATGCCTACTTAGCAGGTGAGGCTGCTTATATGGATAATGCCTACAAAGAGGCTATTGAACTTTTCAAAAAAAGCGCCTTGATTCAAGATAAAACCTCTTACATGCCAATTTTACTCTGGCATACAGCTTTTGCCTTCAGAGCACTTAAAGATTGGACAAACTACCATAAATTCTTGCGCTCTCTTGTTGAGCTCTACCCAGAAAGCCCGCAGGGCAAAAAAGCACAAGTTATTTTAGAAGAAAAGACAAAAACACGCTAA
- a CDS encoding HrgA protein: MVNSSYFPLFFLFSFFTGVSSKTDLLIYGENPGSKLEKAKKLGIEVMEEVTFLERLKSEGNIQDYIEAKHKQEKQRLDGDQEAGPLITLEVLKEAKGPVSIYDLYTKAQELYDAGKIDKMFSIAKDKADKAYYPVWLALRNGEKLPFVKVADYPITIALKEYAGNVSTESIQAKSKENNCYERRLHPLVAYFANEKWGTHTKTIDHTKASKARAGKFEWLYPDMVGASFAYKDFDPALREFVEKFDLLPLKLFSFELKQEINLSNCREHYFQAISNSSWAHEGYLVAGKINTEDHDLMDLLKRLHASFGIGVILLDTEDMLKSRVLFNARFKDNLDHTMLGELSKNSPDFQEFLKTLSLFHGAIKANMSEQTKFQGFEEVFSSHDKLKEYIELELKETQKV; encoded by the coding sequence GTGGTTAACTCTTCTTACTTTCCTCTCTTTTTCCTCTTTAGCTTTTTTACTGGGGTGAGTTCTAAGACAGATTTACTCATCTATGGGGAAAACCCCGGGAGTAAATTAGAAAAGGCTAAAAAGCTAGGGATAGAGGTGATGGAGGAGGTAACTTTTTTAGAGCGTCTTAAGAGTGAGGGGAATATCCAAGACTACATTGAAGCCAAACACAAACAAGAAAAACAAAGACTAGATGGGGATCAAGAGGCTGGACCTTTAATCACGCTAGAGGTGCTCAAAGAGGCTAAAGGTCCTGTGTCTATTTATGATCTTTATACAAAGGCACAAGAACTTTATGATGCGGGTAAGATTGATAAAATGTTTAGCATAGCTAAAGATAAAGCTGATAAAGCTTACTACCCCGTGTGGCTAGCCCTAAGAAATGGTGAAAAATTGCCCTTTGTAAAGGTTGCTGATTATCCCATCACCATTGCGCTTAAAGAATATGCGGGGAATGTGAGCACAGAAAGCATACAGGCTAAATCTAAAGAGAATAATTGTTATGAGCGTCGGTTACACCCCCTAGTGGCTTATTTTGCCAACGAAAAATGGGGCACACACACTAAAACTATTGATCACACTAAGGCAAGCAAGGCAAGAGCGGGTAAATTTGAGTGGCTCTATCCGGATATGGTGGGAGCAAGCTTTGCTTATAAGGATTTTGATCCTGCTTTGCGTGAATTTGTAGAGAAATTCGATCTGTTGCCTTTAAAACTCTTTTCTTTTGAGCTCAAACAAGAGATTAATTTAAGCAATTGTAGAGAACACTACTTTCAGGCAATTAGCAATAGCTCTTGGGCACATGAGGGGTATTTAGTAGCAGGGAAGATAAATACTGAAGATCATGATTTAATGGACTTGTTAAAACGCTTACACGCTAGCTTTGGCATTGGGGTTATTTTGCTTGACACCGAGGACATGCTAAAAAGCCGTGTGCTTTTTAACGCCCGCTTTAAAGATAATTTAGATCATACCATGCTAGGTGAGTTGTCCAAAAACTCCCCTGATTTTCAAGAGTTTTTAAAGACTTTAAGCCTTTTTCACGGCGCAATTAAGGCAAACATGAGCGAACAAACCAAATTTCAAGGCTTTGAAGAAGTCTTCTCAAGCCATGATAAATTAAAAGAATACATCGAGCTGGAGTTAAAAGAGACTCAAAAGGTTTAG
- a CDS encoding FKBP-type peptidyl-prolyl cis-trans isomerase, translating into MFMQNQIAIIEYEVRDHITQEVLDSNIGKQPLEFLMGAGQVIIGIEKAVAQAKVGEILTLQIPPHEAYGEYHNDYLQEVPRDQFENIKLRRGMTLFGQGENQESVQVSVKDFSDHMVMLDYNHPLAGKELSFKLKVLGFREPSEQEILKGQSSGKCCGGGCGCSH; encoded by the coding sequence ATGTTTATGCAAAATCAAATTGCCATTATTGAATATGAAGTTCGCGATCACATCACCCAAGAGGTTTTAGATTCTAATATTGGTAAACAACCATTAGAGTTTCTAATGGGAGCAGGGCAGGTGATTATTGGGATTGAAAAGGCAGTTGCGCAGGCTAAAGTTGGAGAGATCCTTACCTTACAAATTCCTCCCCATGAAGCTTATGGAGAATACCACAATGATTACCTCCAAGAAGTCCCTCGCGATCAGTTTGAAAATATTAAGCTAAGAAGAGGCATGACTTTATTTGGACAAGGGGAAAACCAAGAGAGTGTACAGGTGAGTGTGAAAGATTTTAGCGATCACATGGTGATGCTAGATTATAACCACCCCTTAGCCGGTAAAGAACTGAGCTTTAAACTCAAGGTTTTAGGCTTTAGAGAACCTTCTGAACAAGAAATTTTAAAAGGACAATCTAGCGGTAAATGTTGCGGGGGCGGGTGTGGTTGCTCGCACTAA